One segment of bacterium DNA contains the following:
- a CDS encoding sulfide-dependent adenosine diphosphate thiazole synthase yields MNKGPVGVSISRAIVDSYYDQLQRSLASDVVIAGAGPSGLMAAVGLARAGRSVTIVEKRLSPGGGIWGGGMTMSKIVVREDALGILSDLGIGYNAANDGLFVADAIELASTLCASALRAGAKMFNLHWVEDVCLDSGRVTGAVVNKSTLAEMLPIDPLVFGATAVIDATGHDAAVVQTLKRRGILKLPEGPRPDGTVFGEGPMDIEAGERFVVEKTGEIFPGLYVAGMSVCTCFGGPRMGPIFGGMLLSGKKVANMILSG; encoded by the coding sequence ATGAACAAGGGTCCGGTCGGGGTCTCGATCTCTCGAGCGATCGTCGATTCGTATTACGACCAGCTACAGCGCAGCCTTGCCAGCGACGTTGTCATTGCCGGGGCAGGGCCTTCTGGGCTCATGGCAGCCGTGGGGCTCGCGCGGGCGGGCCGCTCGGTAACAATAGTTGAGAAACGCCTCTCGCCCGGGGGCGGGATATGGGGTGGCGGCATGACGATGAGTAAGATAGTTGTTCGTGAAGACGCGCTCGGCATCCTCTCTGACCTCGGGATAGGATACAATGCGGCCAACGACGGCCTATTCGTGGCGGACGCGATAGAGCTCGCCTCCACGCTCTGCGCATCGGCCTTGAGGGCGGGAGCGAAGATGTTCAACCTGCACTGGGTGGAGGACGTATGCCTCGACAGTGGGCGGGTGACTGGTGCCGTTGTCAACAAGAGCACACTGGCCGAAATGCTACCAATAGACCCGCTCGTCTTTGGCGCGACTGCCGTCATCGACGCGACCGGCCACGACGCCGCCGTCGTCCAGACACTCAAGAGGCGAGGCATTCTGAAGCTTCCGGAGGGCCCAAGGCCTGACGGGACGGTTTTCGGCGAGGGCCCGATGGACATCGAGGCTGGCGAGAGGTTCGTTGTGGAGAAGACGGGGGAGATATTCCCCGGACTCTATGTGGCCGGCATGAGCGTCTGCACCTGCTTCGGCGGGCCGCGGATGGGGCCGATATTTGGCGGGATGCTGCTCTCGGGCAAGAAGGTGGCGAACATGATCCTGAGCGGGTAG